Genomic segment of Arachis hypogaea cultivar Tifrunner chromosome 16, arahy.Tifrunner.gnm2.J5K5, whole genome shotgun sequence:
GTTTCATGGAAACATGGTCTTTCTCCAAATCAGTCAGCCTCATCCTCATTCTCGCTACCTCCAGCTTCAGCTCTCGATTCTCCCGTCGAACCGACGCGTAGTTATCCCTCGGCGAAATGGCGCCGCTTCCGGCACCGCTTCCCGTCCGCTGAGGGAAATGGCCGCCGAACAAGAAGCTGTTGCTGTGGTGGTGTCCTCCGCCGTTCATCGCGTTTCGCAGTCTCATTTGCTCGAAGTAAAGCACTTGAACCGCCATTTGCACCGGCAGCCTCTCGTTCTGTGCTGCATGGCTGCATGCTTCTTGAGACAGTTTCTGGCAATCTATGCTTTTGCATAACCGGTACCTCTCTGAATCCTTTATATTTGGATGAACCTATAACAAGAGACTAATTAATTAGTACATGAATGATTTTATTTCTAACACGCACGCCATGTGTTTGAGCCATGGACAATAGATGTTAATTAACCATATAAAGATATCTCTTTGTGTAAAGATGATAATCAAGAactgttagataatttgacatCTTTGACTAAGCTACGGAATGATTAAGAGTAATGGAGAAAAGGGATTCTCTGCTTCTCTTACCTTAAGGAAGATATCAACTGCTCTGTAGAGTCCATCACTCACTATGCGTGCATGATCTGGGAGTAGTTCTGCAAGTGCTGTGAATTTTGATGGTAACAAGTTTGAGTCTAATGCTACTTCAGCAAGATAGTTGTCCATCAGTTTAGATACCTTGAGGATTGAGCTTTGTTTTGGAGATCCGGGGCTGTCGAAGTCATACACCATTTGGCTTTCATCTCTGAAGCAGCcaccatcattatcatcatcatcgtccTCCTCATCAAGGTTAAGGAAAACTGAGAAAATCCTCAAGATTGAATCTGTGTCATATATTGTGCTGTGTGTGTTCTGAAGCGAGTTAGCCGGAATTAGTATGTCTTCTAGGATTGCCTGGTCGAGTTGTAGGCCGATTCGCCTCTCCAAATCACACCTGCAAGAAGTTGGGGCCCCAGCCGCGATAGCAGCCTTCAACAGGAATGATAAGAATGCCATTGGAACCTGGCTCTTCCTTGATTGATTAGGGAGTAATCCAACTATGGCTTCAACGACCAGCCTTTGTTTTTTCTTTACTTCCAAGTCAGGTAAACTCCCTTTAACAACTTGAGGATCCCTAATAAGAGCAATCCCCTGTAGTGAACTATGTGCATAGTTTATCAAAATCTTACTGATCATATCTTGTTTTAGCCCCTTTGATTTCAACACAGAAATTACTCTCTGGAAAAAATCAAGGCCAAGAACATTGAAAGATTTCCCCCACCAATCCGAGGGAGTTTCTGGTTCCATGTTTGAAATTGTCTTAGAATTTAAAGTATGATCAAGTTTTAGCAATCCAGAGGTAAGTTGTTGTTTGCATGCATTGTTTGCAACTGAATTGATTAACCTGCTAACAAGGTTAATGTCTTCTGAAATTGGGAGAAGAGTCTCACAATGGTGAAGAACACTAATGCTGTTTTGTATGCTTGGTAGCACTGACTCTTTTAGATATGATTCCGCTCTAGTCTCCAAGTTCTTCTCAGCAAATTCTTCAGTCATTTCTAGAAAATGCGCTATGCAACGTAGCTTGGCAACGTTTGAGAGAGTGAATTCAACATTTATTCCATAGCAGAATTTAGCTGCTAGCTCAAATGCATCTATACCACCAGGCACATTTTGGAGACTTATGCGTGAAACCTTGGAATCTTTTGCTTCTAGCAGCAGTTTTCTGATTCTTCCACTCCTAGAAACTAGAGGAAACTGCAAAAATTTGTTGCCAAGTACTTTAGTTCATTGTTTAAACATTAACCTAAATATATAGGTCCATAACAatagatttatttttcatttttttacatgGGGAGAACTTTGAAACCATTAAAAATTCATCATATCAGAATGGCAGAATAAGGATATATATATGATCAATTATGTATATTTATAAGCATGGCAGAATAAGGATATACCTTGTGAAGTGGAAAGCTTGAGTCTCCTACTTCAATAGTAAGATCACTAGAGACTTCAGATATTGGCCTGAAAGAAACAACAAATCTAGCTGAATCATTGCATCATATAGGGGTGGAAATTTTCAATATAAGGCAAACAGTGGAGGCATACATATTACCAAAACCAAATTACCATAGACCTTGAAAGAGCCTCTTGTGTAGCTTGTATTTTGCAATTTAATGAATGCTTATAAGAAAAAAGTGAAACAATCTAATCTTCCAATATCAAAATCTTGGAATAGAATAGGCCCCCAAGGCTAAATTTTGCAGAGGATAAGGTAAGTTCCAATATTGAATTTATATTGCATGGTTGGTTGTGTCATTGCGTGGAACCCATTTATGCAAATCATTGAATCCTAAAGATAAGATGGAAAATCATTTGAGCCATTCTATAGTATGGTCAAATAAGTTGATGTCTATGGCTGTCTGTTCTATTTCCACATACAGCCAAaagattttcatttttattaccACATAGTCGGTGAGATCTTATTATCAcatcattataattattattatcaaattcGTTCATTTAAGGCCTAAAGATAATAAAACATAAGAATAATAATTGATGCACAAACGTAATTATTGTCCTCAACAAAAGCAAAACATGATGAAAAGATCTGAAACCATTCACCAAAACATGCAGCGCCAAACCGCTGTCATGTTGGTAAATTACTACATCAAGGTCAATATCTGATCAGAGCTTGACCAATTACAATCGGATCAATATAATGCCTCACATGTTGTTTTCTGACATTGATTTGGATTCATTGTGACCAAGTCATATGAGAGATTTTTGGTACAATGATTGAAGGAATGCACTAAACAGTAACAAACACAATTAAAGCATGAAGAGACAGGACAAGGCAAAACAAAAATTAAGGTTCCAACTACCTATGCTCTTATACTATTCTGCCAAAATTCACCCTCTATTATAACCAATTCTGGTATTGTTCTTTGAACAAATCTAATGAACTGAAGAACTACTACTAGAAGGTCTGTGAAAAATGGTTGCACATACAAGAAAATTTAATGAACCCTCCATTATTCATTCATGTACATAAATGCACACATGTAGTATTGCAAACACACACTTTAAAtgcaaaaaataactaaaacttgaTTAAGAAGCAAAgagaagattattattattattattaccattcATTGGCATGTCTTATGCTTGAACTTGGACGAAAGGTCCTTTTCCCTTGAGAAATACTAGGCTTCAATTCACCAACAGTTACAACTCCCATCTCCAACAAATTTGACTTGTGAGTATTTTGATAATAACACTGCAGCAGCACCAACCCTACTAAGGAATTGTCACTCTGCATGTGAATGGGACTATATGCTATAACCCTATAACAATCCAATTCCATACATCTATGCCAGTTAAAGTAACATAAGAAGATAATAAATtgaagaatgaaaaataaaagaaacacgtGTCTGCTTCTTCTTACATTATTCTTCTTTTGTTGAGGACCACTTCACTCTGTCTGTAATAAAAAGTTGTGGTGAGTGATGAAGTGAAAATCACATGAAGCCATGCAAGCCTATAAAAAGGACTAGGAATGTGACAactttgtcaataacaaaaatgTTATATGTTTGTGTATGCATTTTCgttttagtatttaaaggaaaaataataatgcaaaagatttgttttttatatcagtaaaagaaaaagaaagtatataCTTTTAAAGTGAACTAAAAAGTGGGGTACGAATATAATTTCTAGTAATTTAACCTTTATACTATCAAACGTTTTCTTGACATGAATCGTAAGAATGTGCAAGAATATTATAGTGCTTTTGAGAGTTATAATAATAATGGCTAGCTAAAGCTACCCACCATGAAAAGATtagcaaaaataataatattatcatatatttatatatgtaaagcTCACTAAAGTAGCTCGGATTTAAATAATAGTTGGATTATTACAAGTCATAATGAGAACCACAAGCTAAGCTAAGAATATCTCCAATGTtcgattttagttttattttattttgaatttcacataatactatataaatatttatggactatatattataaaaattaatttaaaatttaatgtgaAATTCGTCATTAAAATACttgatttcattttaatttaacaatattatataacaaaattataatgttcatttaataaatttaatgaaTATACAAATGacagtattttattaatttttttttaaataatacattATCTCTTTATTAATATCAatattattttaaagattttattcaactaaagttttaattttaaattaattttgttactaTAAAAGTCAATACCTAAAAAATATCCATTGAAGTTGCTCTTTACACTAGGTAGACCAACTTAAATACATGAATAAATTAcaattgtgaaaagtattgttcatcTTGCAATATTTAATGACTCGAAGGTTATGCATCATGCATgttgcatttttttaattattaatatatatactaTCTATTATTGGATGACCCGTAAGTCTTGGtgtataattttatttacaaaaatattcCAATATTTAAAATGTTCACATTCTTTAAGACATAGCTTTAAGATCAACTAGCATGCTCAGGAAAACAACTACGAAGCATGTAATACGGCTCCGTAGataatgaaaattttgaataacGTAAATAATGGGTTGGAAATTTAGcccaatcaaattaaaaaaaaatatattctatttaaattatttaataaaaaaattttatttaataatttaaaaattttaattatttattatactttaattTATTAAAGCATTAGCTTCTCCTTCTAACTCTTGTCATGTTGTTTGGTTGCCAATTAGTTCTATCATCGTCATTGAAATCCTACTCACCACCGCTGATTTGTCAACAAAACCCTCATCGACGTCGCTTTCCTCTAGATCGGAAACGAACGGTGCCGTTGGACTTCTTCTCATCGTCGCTGTTTGGCTTGCCATACACCGTTACTGGTGTCGCTCACCCCtagtaaaaataaccatccgcttaaggataaaaataatcatctgcataccttGTGATTGAACATCCAGCATATTTTAATTGtatataactaaactcaatccAATCAAATAACCATTcacataagaattaaaataaccatctgcatatttactaaaatgaccatcctgAACTGGCCAATGAAATAATTTTACTGAAAGGCCGTGGTGAAAACGATGCAACGACTAACACTGCTGTTGCTCCTTCAACGGTTCAATAACTACCAGCGGCGGTCACCAGTGAGGATGAAGGTTCTTCTCTAGCGATTCAAGTGAAAACCACGCAACCACTAATTCAAGTGGTCATTGATGTAGAAAACTACTCAATGACTAACACTGCTGGTCTGCTCCTGCTCCTTCAACCGATGAAGATGAAGGATtggacgaagaagaagaaatgattaagagagtaaaactgtACAACCTTTGCTGACCTCGTAGGAGGAGAACGAAGAGTGGCGTAAAAACAGCAGCAACAGTGGATAGGCGGTGGGTGAGAGGCGCGTTGGGCTGAGCGTCGGAAGGGGAGGCGCGTCCGGTTGACTGGTGGAGGTGGAGGAGTGTCGAACTGAACGACGGA
This window contains:
- the LOC112757978 gene encoding BTB/POZ domain-containing protein At1g03010 isoform X4, whose amino-acid sequence is MTEEFAEKNLETRAESYLKESVLPSIQNSISVLHHCETLLPISEDINLVSRLINSVANNACKQQLTSGLLKLDHTLNSKTISNMEPETPSDWWGKSFNVLGLDFFQRVISVLKSKGLKQDMISKILINYAHSSLQGIALIRDPQVVKGSLPDLEVKKKQRLVVEAIVGLLPNQSRKSQVPMAFLSFLLKAAIAAGAPTSCRCDLERRIGLQLDQAILEDILIPANSLQNTHSTIYDTDSILRIFSVFLNLDEEDDDDDNDGGCFRDESQMVYDFDSPGSPKQSSILKVSKLMDNYLAEVALDSNLLPSKFTALAELLPDHARIVSDGLYRAVDIFLKVHPNIKDSERYRLCKSIDCQKLSQEACSHAAQNERLPVQMAVQVLYFEQMRLRNAMNGGGHHHSNSFLFGGHFPQRTGSGAGSGAISPRDNYASVRRENRELKLEVARMRMRLTDLEKDHVSMKQELVKSQYPANKLFKSFTKKLSKLNSLFRLSTSTFKQSSFGASNNNAKGIAHSETHRFPFPKRRRHSVS
- the LOC112757978 gene encoding BTB/POZ domain-containing protein At1g03010 isoform X3 — its product is MPISEVSSDLTIEVGDSSFPLHKFPLVSRSGRIRKLLLEAKDSKVSRISLQNVPGGIDAFELAAKFCYGINVEFTLSNVAKLRCIAHFLEMTEEFAEKNLETRAESYLKESVLPSIQNSISVLHHCETLLPISEDINLVSRLINSVANNACKQQLTSGLLKLDHTLNSKTISNMEPETPSDWWGKSFNVLGLDFFQRVISVLKSKGLKQDMISKILINYAHSSLQGIALIRDPQVVKGSLPDLEVKKKQRLVVEAIVGLLPNQSRKSQVPMAFLSFLLKAAIAAGAPTSCRCDLERRIGLQLDQAILEDILIPANSLQNTHSTIYDTDSILRIFSVFLNLDEEDDDDDNDGGCFRDESQMVYDFDSPGSPKQSSILKVSKLMDNYLAEVALDSNLLPSKFTALAELLPDHARIVSDGLYRAVDIFLKVHPNIKDSERYRLCKSIDCQKLSQEACSHAAQNERLPVQMAVQVLYFEQMRLRNAMNGGGHHHSNSFLFGGHFPQRTGSGAGSGAISPRDNYASVRRENRELKLEVARMRMRLTDLEKDHVSMKQELVKSQYPANKLFKSFTKKLSKLNSLFRLSTSTFKQSSFGASNNNAKGIAHSETHRFPFPKRRRHSVS
- the LOC112757978 gene encoding BTB/POZ domain-containing protein At1g03010 isoform X1, which translates into the protein MELDCYRVIAYSPIHMQSDNSLVGLVLLQCYYQNTHKSNLLEMGVVTVGELKPSISQGKRTFRPSSSIRHANEWPISEVSSDLTIEVGDSSFPLHKFPLVSRSGRIRKLLLEAKDSKVSRISLQNVPGGIDAFELAAKFCYGINVEFTLSNVAKLRCIAHFLEMTEEFAEKNLETRAESYLKESVLPSIQNSISVLHHCETLLPISEDINLVSRLINSVANNACKQQLTSGLLKLDHTLNSKTISNMEPETPSDWWGKSFNVLGLDFFQRVISVLKSKGLKQDMISKILINYAHSSLQGIALIRDPQVVKGSLPDLEVKKKQRLVVEAIVGLLPNQSRKSQVPMAFLSFLLKAAIAAGAPTSCRCDLERRIGLQLDQAILEDILIPANSLQNTHSTIYDTDSILRIFSVFLNLDEEDDDDDNDGGCFRDESQMVYDFDSPGSPKQSSILKVSKLMDNYLAEVALDSNLLPSKFTALAELLPDHARIVSDGLYRAVDIFLKVHPNIKDSERYRLCKSIDCQKLSQEACSHAAQNERLPVQMAVQVLYFEQMRLRNAMNGGGHHHSNSFLFGGHFPQRTGSGAGSGAISPRDNYASVRRENRELKLEVARMRMRLTDLEKDHVSMKQELVKSQYPANKLFKSFTKKLSKLNSLFRLSTSTFKQSSFGASNNNAKGIAHSETHRFPFPKRRRHSVS
- the LOC112757978 gene encoding BTB/POZ domain-containing protein At1g03010 isoform X2, with protein sequence MVIWFWPISEVSSDLTIEVGDSSFPLHKFPLVSRSGRIRKLLLEAKDSKVSRISLQNVPGGIDAFELAAKFCYGINVEFTLSNVAKLRCIAHFLEMTEEFAEKNLETRAESYLKESVLPSIQNSISVLHHCETLLPISEDINLVSRLINSVANNACKQQLTSGLLKLDHTLNSKTISNMEPETPSDWWGKSFNVLGLDFFQRVISVLKSKGLKQDMISKILINYAHSSLQGIALIRDPQVVKGSLPDLEVKKKQRLVVEAIVGLLPNQSRKSQVPMAFLSFLLKAAIAAGAPTSCRCDLERRIGLQLDQAILEDILIPANSLQNTHSTIYDTDSILRIFSVFLNLDEEDDDDDNDGGCFRDESQMVYDFDSPGSPKQSSILKVSKLMDNYLAEVALDSNLLPSKFTALAELLPDHARIVSDGLYRAVDIFLKVHPNIKDSERYRLCKSIDCQKLSQEACSHAAQNERLPVQMAVQVLYFEQMRLRNAMNGGGHHHSNSFLFGGHFPQRTGSGAGSGAISPRDNYASVRRENRELKLEVARMRMRLTDLEKDHVSMKQELVKSQYPANKLFKSFTKKLSKLNSLFRLSTSTFKQSSFGASNNNAKGIAHSETHRFPFPKRRRHSVS